From a region of the Triticum aestivum cultivar Chinese Spring chromosome 7D, IWGSC CS RefSeq v2.1, whole genome shotgun sequence genome:
- the LOC123165267 gene encoding probable protein S-acyltransferase 7: protein MYVPRPSRSDGSRDADEQPRVYQVWPGNNEFFLQGRLIFGPDARSIFLTMSLIFVPVVVFCVFVARHLINDFPDHCGISVMVVVVVFTVYDLTLLLLTSGRDPGIIPRNTHPPTPESIYGSNYIRGQTPLRLPRTRDVVVNGINVKVKYCDTCLLYRPPRCSHCSICNNCVERFDHHCPWVGQCIGQRNYRFFYMFVFSTMLICLYVFAFCWVYIIKISDAEQLSIGRAMLKTPASVVLIVYCFLCVWFVGGLSVFHFYLMSTNQTTYENFRYRYDRRANPYNRGILNNILEIFCSSIPPSKNNFRARVTVEQGVEQARSSSRDFMSPNMGKAVADLEMGKKPAPWDEPRTTADVGDLEVGLGGMLDEKEGRLTHASPDVSRDELSLELVEGRAGMHSRHSSWDPRAETSESVNSNSVQTAPTEEANGSGHVTTSGALASTNGMPQMNI, encoded by the exons ATGTACGTGCCCCGGCCCTCCCGCTCCGATGGCAGCCGAGACGCCGACGAGCAGCCTAGGGTTTACCAGGTTTGGCCCGGAAACAAC GAATTCTTCTTGCAAGGGAGGCTTATATTTGGGCCTGATGCGAGATCCATATTTCTCACTATGTCCCTCATCTTTGTACCAGTGGTGGTGTTCTGTGTGTTTGTCGCAAGACACCTCATAAATGACTTTCCTGATCACTGTGGTATCTCAGTGATGGTAGTGGTGGTTGTCTTCACCGTCTAC GATTTGACGCTACTTCTTCTTACATCTGGTAGAGATCCTGGTATAATACCTCGCAATACTCACCCTCCTACACCTGAAAGCATCTATGGGAGCAATTATATTAGAGGTCAAACACCGCTCCGTTTGCCTCGGACAAGGGATGTTGTTGTAAACGGAATTAATGTGAAGGTTAAGTATTGTGACACCTGCTTGCTTTACCGACCGCCTCGATGCTCACACTGTTCTATTTGCAATAACTGCGTGGAACGGTTTGATCATCATTGCCCATGGGTTGGCCAATGCATTGGGCAG CGTAATTATCGGTTCTTCTACATGTTTGTATTCTCCACCATGTTAATCTGCCTCTACGTATTCGCCTTCTGTTGGGTGTACATAATCAAGATTAGTGATGCTGAGCAGTTGTCAATTGGGAGGGCAATGTTAAAGACACCAGCCTCAGTTGTTCTGATTGTCTACTGTTTTCTTTGTGTGTGGTTTGTTGGTGGTCTGTCTGTCTTCCATTTCTATCTGATGAGCACAAACCAG ACAACTTATGAAAATTTCAGATACCGCTATGATCGGCGGGCTAACCCCTATAACAGAGGTATTCTGAACAACATTCTAGAGATATTCTGCAGCTCTATTCCTCCTTCAAAGAACAATTTCCGGGCAAGAGTCACAGTAGAGCAAGGTGTAGAACAAGCACGATCTTCATCTAGGGATTTCATGAGCCCCAACATGGGCAAGGCTGTTGCAGATCTTGAAATGGGCAAGAAGCCAGCGCCTTGGGATGAACCCAGGACGACAGCCGATGTTGGCGACTTGGAAGTAGGTCTTGGTGGCATGTTGGATGAGAAAGAGGGCAGACTAACCCATGCATCCCCAGATGTTAGCCGAGATGAACTTTCCCTGGAGCTTGTGGAAGGCCGGGCAGGCATGCATTCAAGGCATTCAAGCTGGGATCCTAGAGCTGAAACCTCGGAGTCAGTGAACAGCAATTCTGTGCAAACAGCCCCTACAGAGGAAGCTAATGGGAGCGGCCATGTTACTACGAGCGGCGCATTAGCAAGCACAAACGGAATGCCACAGATGAACATTTGA